From a single Coleofasciculus sp. FACHB-1120 genomic region:
- the lpxA gene encoding acyl-ACP--UDP-N-acetylglucosamine O-acyltransferase yields MIHPTAIIHPDAQLHPSVEVGPYAVIGEQVKIGAETTIGAHVVIEGPTEIGTQNHIFPGAAIGLEPQDLKYDGAKTWVKIGDGNRIREYVTINRATGEGEATVIGNGNLLMAYVHVAHNCAIADKVIISNAVSLAGHVQIDSRAVIGGVLGIHQFVHIGRGAMVGGMSRIDRDVPPYLLVEGNPSRVRSLNLVGLKRAGLSAAELGILKKAFRILYRSGLPLNQSLEQLDLLPDNEYLQHLRRFLQLSQAPGRRGPIPGKRTKNKDEE; encoded by the coding sequence ATGATTCATCCCACCGCGATAATTCACCCTGACGCTCAACTACACCCCAGCGTGGAAGTTGGGCCTTATGCGGTGATTGGAGAACAAGTAAAAATTGGTGCTGAAACCACAATTGGTGCTCATGTTGTAATCGAGGGACCAACGGAAATTGGCACCCAAAATCACATTTTTCCGGGGGCAGCGATTGGCTTAGAACCCCAAGACCTCAAGTATGACGGGGCTAAAACCTGGGTAAAAATTGGTGATGGCAATCGAATTCGAGAGTATGTCACAATTAACCGGGCAACTGGCGAGGGTGAAGCGACGGTAATCGGCAATGGCAATTTGTTGATGGCTTATGTCCACGTTGCTCATAATTGCGCGATCGCAGATAAAGTGATTATTTCCAATGCGGTGTCGCTCGCTGGGCACGTCCAGATTGATTCGCGGGCGGTGATTGGTGGCGTCCTAGGGATTCATCAATTTGTCCACATCGGGCGAGGCGCGATGGTGGGTGGGATGAGTCGCATTGACCGCGATGTGCCTCCTTATCTGCTCGTAGAGGGAAATCCATCGCGGGTACGCAGTCTCAACTTGGTAGGACTCAAACGCGCTGGTTTATCTGCCGCTGAGTTGGGAATTCTCAAAAAAGCTTTTCGGATTCTCTATCGTTCTGGATTACCCCTGAATCAATCCCTAGAACAACTGGATCTGCTCCCAGATAACGAATACTTGCAACACCTGCGCCGGTTCCTGCAACTTTCTCAAGCGCCAGGGCGACGCGGTCCGATTCCAGGGAAAAGAACGAAGAATAAGGATGAAGAGTAA
- the fabZ gene encoding 3-hydroxyacyl-ACP dehydratase FabZ, translating to MSTLIEVNTPDAETATPQAKNVGEETAQNSQSAAKTILTIEDIQKLLPHRYPFALVDRIIEYVPGERAVGIKNVTFNEPHFQGHFPGRPIMPGVLIVEAMAQVGGIVLTQLPDIESGLFMFAGIDKVRFRRPVVPGDQLIMSVELLCVKRRRFGKMHARAEVDGQLATEGELMFSIVD from the coding sequence ATGTCCACACTGATTGAAGTCAATACACCCGATGCTGAGACTGCGACGCCCCAAGCCAAGAATGTCGGGGAAGAAACAGCACAAAACAGCCAGTCTGCTGCCAAAACCATCCTGACGATCGAAGACATTCAAAAATTGCTGCCCCATCGGTATCCTTTTGCATTGGTGGATCGGATTATCGAGTACGTGCCCGGAGAAAGGGCTGTGGGCATCAAAAATGTCACCTTTAACGAACCCCATTTTCAAGGGCATTTCCCCGGTCGTCCGATTATGCCTGGGGTATTAATTGTGGAAGCAATGGCTCAAGTGGGCGGGATCGTATTGACCCAACTCCCAGATATTGAAAGCGGCTTATTTATGTTTGCTGGCATTGATAAAGTCCGCTTCCGTCGCCCCGTAGTACCGGGGGATCAGCTAATCATGAGCGTGGAACTGCTGTGTGTCAAACGGCGTCGTTTTGGAAAGATGCACGCCCGTGCCGAAGTCGATGGTCAATTGGCTACAGAAGGCGAACTGATGTTTTCCATCGTTGACTAA
- the lpxC gene encoding UDP-3-O-acyl-N-acetylglucosamine deacetylase: MKQHTLKGSFEQSGVGLHSGVPTHVRVLPAAAGEGRYFVRVDLTGAPVIPARVEAVSQTTLSTELASSREARVRTVEHLLAALAGSGVDNARIEIDGPEVPLLDGSALIWAEAIAQAGVVENDELIPDSTFKIEKPVWVYQGDAFVAALPAPELRFSYGIDFDSVAIGNQWHSWTPRQENFADAIAPARTFGLAHQIEQLQAAGLIKGGSLENALVCDSQEWLNPPLRFSNEPVRHKLLDLVGDLSLLGYFPQAHILAYKASHHLHIQLTQQLLQKVASRPE, from the coding sequence ATGAAACAACACACGCTAAAAGGCTCTTTTGAACAATCTGGCGTCGGTCTACATAGCGGCGTCCCTACCCATGTCCGAGTGCTACCCGCGGCGGCTGGAGAGGGACGTTACTTTGTGAGAGTTGACCTGACTGGGGCACCCGTGATTCCAGCGCGGGTGGAGGCAGTCAGTCAGACGACTCTCTCCACCGAACTTGCCAGCAGTAGAGAAGCGCGAGTCCGGACTGTGGAACACCTGCTAGCCGCTTTAGCAGGCAGCGGTGTCGATAACGCTCGAATTGAGATTGATGGCCCGGAAGTGCCCCTGCTGGATGGCTCAGCCCTGATTTGGGCGGAAGCGATCGCGCAAGCGGGCGTGGTCGAGAACGATGAATTAATTCCCGATTCAACTTTTAAGATAGAAAAGCCCGTCTGGGTCTATCAAGGCGATGCTTTTGTCGCCGCCCTACCAGCGCCAGAATTGCGCTTTTCCTACGGAATTGACTTCGACTCAGTAGCGATTGGCAATCAGTGGCACAGCTGGACGCCGAGGCAAGAAAATTTTGCAGACGCGATCGCACCCGCCCGCACGTTTGGTCTGGCGCACCAAATTGAGCAGTTACAAGCCGCAGGTTTAATAAAAGGCGGAAGTTTAGAAAACGCCCTGGTTTGCGATTCACAAGAATGGCTTAATCCTCCCTTAAGATTTTCAAATGAGCCAGTGCGTCATAAACTTTTAGATTTAGTAGGGGATTTAAGTTTACTGGGATATTTCCCGCAAGCTCATATCCTCGCCTACAAAGCCAGCCATCACCTGCATATCCAACTCACCCAGCAGTTACTCCAAAAAGTTGCGAGTCGCCCTGAGTGA
- a CDS encoding BamA/TamA family outer membrane protein, whose protein sequence is MRLSPFLLTILAASSACCVAFPARGQTTNSSPDTSEKMAAYGDYVEHTQADPGRDRPESQPTNNVVVNAVSAPETTPPGRALRPSSSLTEIVTRSTTAPAPVNVPVNVPVKPERVEVASSSRREPPPANNVVVNTMSVPTTKEPVGAKSPSSVLSQTPTTQSPSSPTPETEPVVPRTGEESTPQQETPDTIEFDLTPGTTGEPNLELPEPREQPVPTPEGGQPATTPETVQPAPTDQPEARVLVGEVVVTGVEGDLENEVYEAIRTRPGQTATRSQLQEDVNAIYATGFFSNARVEPQDTPLGVRVVFVVEPNPVLRQVVVVPVPADQNQRALPQKVIDDAFAPQYGRTLNIRELQEGIKKINQWYKENGYDLAQVVAAPQIAEDGTVRLEVAEGLIEDIEVRFLDKDGQPANDEGQPIRGRTRDFIITREIELNSGEVFNRTKAERDLRRVFRLGIFEDVRLSFRPGQDPRKVVVVVDVIEKNTGSVAAGAGISSASGLFGTISYQEQNLGGNNQKLGAELQVGQRELLFDVNFTDPWIAGDPYRTSYTVNGFRRRSISLIFDGGDTEVELPDGDRPRVLRLGGGVTFTRPLSRDVFADPEWRASLGLQYQRVSIRNSDGDISPKDELGNDLSFSGEGKDDLLTLQFGVVRDRRNSAVIPTSGSLLRLGVEQSLPVGVGGILFNRLRGSYSYYLPVRYTNFSPGPQALAFNVQAGTVLGDLPPYEAFSLGGSNSVRGFEEGDVGSGRSFIQATAEYRFPIFSIVGGALFVDAATDFGTGSTVPGDPAGVRGKPGSGFGYGLGVRVQSPLGPIRIDYGFNNEGDSRLHFGIGERF, encoded by the coding sequence ATGCGCTTATCTCCCTTTTTATTGACAATTTTGGCTGCCTCATCTGCCTGCTGTGTAGCATTTCCTGCCAGAGGGCAAACGACAAATTCTTCGCCGGACACCTCCGAGAAAATGGCTGCGTATGGCGATTATGTTGAGCATACCCAGGCTGACCCAGGACGCGATCGCCCAGAATCTCAACCAACCAATAACGTAGTCGTCAATGCTGTGAGTGCCCCAGAGACGACACCGCCTGGGAGGGCGCTTAGACCGTCGTCCAGCCTCACGGAGATTGTTACACGCTCCACCACCGCACCCGCCCCAGTTAACGTCCCAGTTAACGTCCCAGTTAAACCGGAGCGCGTAGAGGTCGCCAGTAGCAGTCGTCGGGAACCGCCACCCGCCAATAACGTGGTGGTTAACACCATGAGCGTTCCAACAACAAAAGAGCCTGTAGGGGCAAAATCCCCCTCATCCGTACTCAGCCAAACTCCCACAACCCAATCCCCATCCTCTCCCACGCCGGAAACAGAGCCAGTGGTTCCGCGCACCGGCGAAGAATCAACACCGCAACAAGAAACGCCGGATACCATTGAATTCGATCTCACGCCAGGGACGACTGGTGAGCCGAATCTTGAGTTGCCAGAGCCACGGGAACAACCTGTACCAACCCCTGAAGGTGGACAACCTGCAACAACGCCTGAAACGGTACAACCTGCGCCTACTGACCAGCCAGAAGCCAGAGTGCTAGTGGGTGAAGTCGTTGTTACTGGCGTAGAAGGGGATCTCGAAAACGAAGTTTATGAGGCAATTCGCACCCGACCCGGACAAACGGCGACCCGGAGCCAGTTACAGGAAGATGTGAATGCCATCTACGCCACAGGTTTTTTCAGCAACGCCAGAGTAGAGCCACAGGATACCCCGCTGGGTGTCCGTGTCGTCTTTGTAGTAGAACCTAACCCAGTTTTACGTCAGGTGGTCGTTGTCCCCGTCCCTGCCGACCAAAATCAGCGGGCACTCCCCCAAAAGGTAATCGATGACGCCTTCGCGCCTCAGTATGGTCGCACCCTCAACATCCGCGAACTGCAAGAAGGCATTAAAAAAATAAACCAGTGGTACAAAGAAAACGGCTATGACTTGGCACAGGTGGTTGCTGCACCCCAGATTGCTGAGGATGGCACGGTACGTCTAGAGGTAGCAGAAGGACTGATTGAGGATATCGAAGTCCGCTTTCTCGACAAAGACGGACAACCCGCAAATGATGAAGGTCAACCCATCCGGGGTCGCACCCGCGATTTCATCATCACCCGAGAAATTGAACTGAATTCTGGAGAAGTCTTTAACCGGACGAAAGCCGAAAGGGATCTGCGCCGAGTCTTTCGCTTAGGCATCTTTGAAGATGTGCGACTCTCATTCAGACCGGGGCAAGATCCGCGCAAAGTAGTGGTGGTCGTGGACGTGATTGAGAAGAACACCGGCTCGGTGGCGGCGGGTGCTGGGATTAGTTCCGCCAGTGGATTATTCGGCACCATTAGCTATCAAGAGCAAAATCTGGGGGGCAATAACCAGAAGCTGGGGGCAGAGTTGCAGGTCGGTCAGCGAGAACTGCTATTTGATGTCAACTTTACAGATCCCTGGATTGCTGGCGATCCTTACCGGACTTCCTACACCGTCAATGGGTTCAGACGCCGATCCATTTCGCTGATTTTTGATGGCGGTGACACAGAGGTGGAATTGCCCGATGGAGACAGACCCCGCGTCCTGCGATTGGGGGGTGGCGTCACCTTCACCCGTCCGCTTTCCCGAGATGTTTTTGCAGATCCGGAATGGAGAGCGAGTCTGGGCTTGCAGTATCAACGGGTTTCGATCCGAAATTCCGACGGCGACATTAGCCCGAAGGATGAGCTAGGCAACGACTTGAGCTTTAGTGGGGAAGGGAAAGACGACTTGTTGACCCTGCAATTTGGGGTTGTGCGCGATCGCCGGAACAGCGCCGTAATTCCGACCTCTGGATCTCTACTGCGCCTAGGCGTTGAACAGTCTCTCCCCGTAGGTGTGGGAGGGATTCTGTTTAACCGTCTGCGCGGTAGCTATAGCTACTATCTTCCTGTCAGATATACGAACTTCTCCCCAGGGCCACAAGCGCTCGCCTTCAACGTTCAAGCCGGAACCGTCCTCGGCGATTTACCTCCCTATGAAGCTTTCTCTCTAGGCGGTAGTAACTCGGTGCGGGGTTTTGAGGAAGGAGATGTCGGCAGCGGTCGCAGCTTTATCCAAGCGACCGCAGAGTATCGCTTCCCGATTTTCTCGATTGTGGGCGGTGCTTTGTTTGTCGATGCCGCAACCGATTTCGGGACTGGTAGCACCGTACCCGGAGATCCGGCTGGGGTGCGGGGTAAGCCCGGAAGCGGCTTTGGTTATGGTCTTGGCGTCCGCGTGCAATCTCCCCTCGGCCCGATTCGCATCGACTATGGTTTTAATAACGAAGGGGACAGCCGCCTCCACTTTGGAATTGGGGAGAGATTCTAA
- the purC gene encoding phosphoribosylaminoimidazolesuccinocarboxamide synthase gives MSAQSTSLYEGKAKILYTTDDPDILLTHFKDDATAFNAKKRGQIVGKGEINCTIAAYLFQVLEASGIPTHFIDCPAPNQMRVQALKILPIEVVVRNIAAGSLCQQTGLPVGTVLPEPLVEFYFKNDDLGDPLLTRDRLMLLKLATPEQLDQLRSNALRINEILRDFFHQCRITLVDFKLEFGINRHGEMRLGDEISPDTCRLWDESEVDPDRRVLDKDRFRRDLGQVEDAYQQVLQRVLEQVTRKK, from the coding sequence ATGTCCGCCCAATCAACCAGCCTTTACGAAGGCAAAGCCAAGATTCTCTATACCACCGACGATCCGGACATTCTACTGACTCACTTCAAAGACGACGCCACCGCCTTTAATGCCAAAAAGCGGGGTCAGATTGTCGGCAAAGGTGAAATTAACTGCACCATTGCCGCTTATTTGTTCCAGGTTTTGGAAGCATCGGGCATCCCGACTCACTTCATCGACTGTCCGGCACCAAACCAAATGCGCGTCCAGGCGTTAAAGATTCTGCCAATAGAAGTGGTAGTCAGGAACATTGCTGCGGGAAGTCTGTGTCAACAAACAGGGTTGCCGGTAGGCACCGTCCTGCCTGAGCCGCTGGTGGAATTTTATTTTAAAAATGACGATCTGGGAGATCCCTTGTTAACACGCGATCGCTTGATGTTATTGAAATTAGCGACACCAGAACAGCTTGACCAATTACGGAGTAACGCTTTGCGGATTAACGAAATCCTCAGAGACTTTTTTCACCAATGCCGGATTACCCTAGTGGATTTCAAGTTGGAGTTTGGCATTAACCGGCATGGCGAGATGCGACTGGGAGACGAAATCAGCCCCGATACCTGCCGTCTTTGGGATGAGTCTGAAGTTGATCCCGACCGACGGGTGCTGGATAAAGATCGGTTCCGTCGGGATTTAGGGCAGGTGGAAGACGCGTACCAGCAAGTGCTACAAAGAGTTCTCGAACAAGTAACCCGTAAAAAGTAA